One Zingiber officinale cultivar Zhangliang chromosome 10B, Zo_v1.1, whole genome shotgun sequence genomic window, TCTGTAGGTATATCTCTCCAAAAATTTTGGTGAACACTTGATCCATGCAAACTGTTGCTCTATCAGAATTGAACCTTGATATAATATGTTTGTTAAAGGCAGCGTGTATGATCAGTACTTTTAACAAATGAACAGAGTTAAATGAGAAACTTGCAATAAAAGTGAGGACTTTGCTAATTCATTGAATAACAGAATAGGAAATGCAAGTCTCTTCTCACCATTTCCCATTTTATTCTGAAATTTCAaactcagtttctaaattgtaacATTATTTTGTTTACTTTCAGAATGAGCGTGATTAGCCAAAAGCTTCACCTTTTCTGTAAATGAGTTAAAAAGTGACTCATTTAATTCTTAATTACTTTGGATTCACAATTTGGAACTTTTAGAATAAGAGGGTTCATGTCATTCAGTATTTCTTTGTAATTCTGGATCTTCTTCTTTTTCCATTTATGAGCACAATCTTGTCTTTTTGATTGTCTTAAAAAGGAACTGATGACCATTTTTACATGTTATGAATTTCAGACCACTGAGGCAAAAGGTGCAAGAGAAACTCCAACTTTTTCTGCAAAGAAACAAAGGGATTTAGACAATACACAAAGAAACAAGCAAAGTGATTCGTGTAATGGGTTTACTATAGAAACTGAAAAAATCCTGAGAGCTCAGGAAGAGTTAAATGTATTAAGGGAACAGATTaatgatctacaaaggaaaatacTAGAGAAAGATGAAGCTCTGaaatcagctgaaagtgaaattAACCAAATGAAAGCAGCTTATATCTCTATTGATGAGTTGAGGATTCAGATTGCAGAGAAAGATTCTATGGTTAAATCAATTAACTCACAGTTAAGCAATGCCAAGGTAGAAACAAAGGTCAATAATGTTCTATAGTTTTTTGCTCGATGATTCAGTACTTATTTTGGTTCTTGTGGCCTAGTTAGTCTTTAAAAAACCTCATGTATTTCATGGTGCTACTTTGGTATTTTGATTGAATCCATATGCAAGTAGCTTTTACTACTTTAGCTTGGATTATAAGATCATCAGATCCTAATTATTCTAACTAGAAGGGAGCAGCTTGACATGGAAAGGTGGATATCTTATTGCTGAAACTGGAGGTCAGCATTTCAAAGTATTGAcacaaaaatagtaaaaaattttAGTTATTGGTCGTAATGATCTCAAATCCTCGACTAAATATCCTCTCCCACCTGTGATGTTCTCAAATCTCCAACTTCTCAACTTCTTTCACTTACAGTGCTAAGGGTGTGATGAAAGGTTATTGTGTTTAAAAGTAGAGTATAATGAGATAAGGGGAACCTCTTCTCTCTTGTTATTTCAATCTTCCATTCAAAAATTATGTTCATGGAAAAAGGGATAGCTATGGTTTGAGAAAAACAAAAACACGGCAAGAGTGTAAAATAGAGTACTCGTTATATTACTAAAAAGGAAAAGCGTAGATGTTATTGATGAAAAGAGGTAGGTTTCTTAAGAAAAGAACATGGGCTAATTTTGAAAAGGGCAAAAAAATATTCTAGTTCCAAAAAGAAAGTGGTGGtatcaaataaaaagaataacaAAATCTGaagcatttatttattttatctttttcaaCTTATGTGGCAAAAGGTAACTCGCTCATCCCAAGCGCCCCTCACTGTGGCCCCACAACGAGAtgaagggagtaaatcacggtaaCCGAGTGACCTTTCTAGGTAGAAGGGATTTTATTCCCCAAGGGATTGTTCCCCCGGGATCTTTTTCATCTTAATTCTTCCTCTCTCCTGGTATTTGCTTCTAATTGATGCACTGTTGATTTTTATTTCACCATCaacttttgttttccctttgtctTCCGATATATTGTTTGTGCGATTAAATATAAGATTAATCATTGTTTGTCTTTTTCTAGATGCCAAGACTTTTATGCATCTGTCCTACATCTTCTCCCTTTGAATAAAATGATTGAAAACTCAATTCTCTCCAGACATTTCTCCTATCCTAGAGTAGATTTTGGAATGTTAATGTCACTTTTGTCTACAGTACTTTGTCTATGTCAGCTGTATTGGCATGCTAATGTCAATCTCATCTTACAACTTCTCATTCTTTGACTAATATAGGATTTCATTCAAGCTTTTCTTGTATTAACTCCTTGTCATAGCattagatttttttcttttttttttaccattaatatagtttttttttGGTCAAACTTCAGTATCTTATAGTATTTTGTGTTTAAGGAGGGttaaaaagaagaatatcaactTTTTGGAATAACAAATTGACTTGGTTAAATCTTTGAAGATTATGACCAATGTGTCAGTCCAAAACATTGCTTTGCCAAAGTTCATAAACATTGATATTGTATCTTCGTCATCTTCATTACATGAATTATTGGTTTTTCTTTATTTGTGAACCTTTTCTATTCTGTGTATCAAGCCAACCTAGGTTAATATTTATGCTCCCAACTTTGAGGGGGGTGTTAACAGTTGTCTGTTAGAGTTCCTACATTGGTATCGTGTCATTAGGTGCACACAATACAATTGTATTCCACTGCTAAATTTTTCATGGGAGAGTTATGTATCTTGaagtgcatgaacataatgagCACATTCTCATACATTTCTCATCTGAAATATTTAAAGTCAAAGCTTAATGTATATAATGATCATAGTCAAAGATCACAGTTCCTTGATAAGTCTGAGACCTTCACATTTGCTTTCAATCTTTTTGTGTTGTTGGAGTCGTGCACTTAGGTAATTGTTAATGCACTGAACAACAAGCTGTATTAGTTGCCAAGTAGGAATCATGCACACTATTATTTACAATTTCTTTATGCGACTTTTCtggacaacaacaacaagctgtATTAGTTCTCAAATAGTAATTGCATACACTAGTATTGCAAAATTATCTTTATGACAACATCTATAGAACTAGATGAGGCTTGGAATTGTAGTTGGAAAGTCCATTATTGTTTTGTCATTATTCATAAAAaaccttcttttcttttttgattCTTTGTTGCTTGCTATGATTTCTCCTACTGCAATTTCCACTCTTTTTTCCCTGGTTTATGGACATCTCTTGGGTCTCTATGATGCTATTGGTAGTTCCCCAGAACTTGACAAATTGACCTATAACTTCACTCTTCTAACATTTATTATGCAAACTTGGCTGGTGCATCTCTACTATCAGTTCCTGTGATTGCCAAATGCTAGTAGGAGCTTTCTCTTGAGATACTGTCGCATATTTTCTATTGCTTAATATCTTAAGAAATAGTCACTTGTTGAACTAGTATGAGGGCATTCTTCATTTAATCTACAGAACAGTCTGGCAGACAAGCAAGCAACTTTGGAGAGACTGACTTGGGAAGCTCAAATGTCTAACAAGAAAATTGAGGAACTTCAAGGAGAGAGAGTCTCTATGGACTATGAGATTACCAAATTGATGCAAATTTTTGAGGAATTATTTGCAAATCATTCATCTATACACCCTGATGCAAGTTTATATTCGTACAGTTTGGAACCTCTTCCAGTTTTAGTGAGTTTTCCTCTCCTTTAATTGATGGTTGTTTGGCTGTTTCCTTCTTGTGTCGTTATTAATTTATGTATGTTCCATGGAGCACAATTTGGTCTTACCAACTGAAGAAAGTAGAAAATGACTGTTTGGAATTTCATTTGCTAAACTTATGATAAGAAACTGTAAATTAGGGGTGAGCTCATAGGAATTATTTGTATAAAGCCGCACTTGCTTGTTGCTTATACACATAAACACATAGTATGGTTAAATTTAACTTGGTTTTCCTTCAGTAGTAGGTGACCATTCTATCCCCTGTTTAGGAGTGTCTTTGATTATCATTGTGATTATGTTCTTGGGAAGGTTGAGTCAAAGAAACAATTGAGAAAGGTGGTGCAATGGGCCATTTGCTACTTTTACCTGACGATTAGAGGGACTTCAATTTTAGTCACTTATCTTTCAGTTTTTTGGCTTGACAGTGAGACTTATGGGAATTTGCTCGAATAATTCTTTGTATGGTTTGCAAAGATCTGTTCATAAAATTTTCACATAAGGTTTCCTTTTCGAAGGTATAAAATAAACTAGTTATCTGTACACTTGAGAAACTATTGAACCGATTAGTTCAGAATAACAGTATAGCAAAGTTGTGACGTTTAAAATAAACAACGTAGTTTGTTCATTAATAAATTTTGTGACTGTTAATGTAGCTTGCAATAATCCGTATGGAAACACTTGCTTGCAACAGATAACAAATGAAATTTTGTAGCAGGCAAAAAATGAAATTGATAAATGCCTAAACGCTTTGCTTCACTATAACACTTTGTCTCTATTTGTCGGTTGTTGAATGACGATGAGCATAAATTTCATTGATGCACAAACAGAGTGACATGGATGATATCGCGTCGGAGAAACTGGAAGAGACGAGAGCAGCCTATGTTGCAGCAGTTGCTGCTGCAAAAGAGAACCCAACTGAGGAGTTGCTAGCTAGAGCAGCTGAGGCTAGACTACATCTTCAAGCCCTTGTAATCTAACAGTTTCATATTTGGATCAGTATGAATGTGATGGTGATTGATTGTAATGTCTTTTGCAGTAATTTATGACATGATCGATGCTTTAATGTTAATATCCAATCCACTAGTGAAAGGCATGTTTTCGTCTAGGTTTTCTTTACTCGAGCTCATGAAACACTGTCGATGTTTGCCTTACAACCCGATGTTTCACTTGAATATATATTTAGGAGAAGTTATGCAGTTTGCTGGTAACTCATTGATGTTTCATGTGTATTTTTTGGACTTGTCATTTTGTCCACAACACTAACTGTATGCAAGGATTTCAATTGTACTCTGGATTTGAATGGGCAGTTGAACTGATCAAGGAGTCAGTTGGTGTGTCGCAGGCCTCTAGGAATGGCTGGTGGAATAAGAACTCGAAGACATCATGTTGTCACTTTGCTTAAAGAATCCTGCTCTCTTCCAACTTCCAGTTATTGTGATTTGAGGTTCTTTAGCCATGCCTATCACAAGGAGAGCAGTCTCATTGCAAGTTTGGCCCTTGCTGGAAAATTGTGGATGTTGATGTAATCACTCATATGCATATTGCATATTTTAGTAGGTTATTGATATAATCCAAACTAAGAGCAGATGTGGCTTGAGGGAGGAACCTCCCTCTCATAGCGACGAGCGGTTCTGCAAACATGGAGCTGCTCCTtcgtcaattttttattttttatttttttatttatatttgttattaaaaaaaaacaagagataaggaaaatatatgaaaaaaatgtGGGACCCCTACGTAGAAGTTtgtgagagttttttttttttatagtggagagaAATGGAGAGGTTTTTACTTTTGACGTGGTATTCAAAGAGCTTCTTGAGAGTATCCACGACTATGGATGCGCTAAGTATGTATGTTATATGATTTTGATGTTTGGATCATGTTTATGTATTTGTTATGATTTAATATTACATGTCAATAGGGGTGAGTATTTGGTTAAAACAGAATCGAACCAAACCGAATTAACTGAACTGCaccgattttttttttcaaacaaactgAACCGAATTGATTTTTGAtaaaaaccgaaccgaaccgaattttCAATAAAACCAAACAAATCGAACCGAAcaaaccgaataaaccgattttttctaaaaatttgattTGACTTAATAAAATTTTGGTTCGATCTAAACTTTATGGTGTAAAAAACTGAATTGGTTAAAAAATTCGGTCTATTCGATcaattcggtttaaccgaataaaaaaatttaaaatcgaaCCTGAACCAAATTAGCCGATTTTTTGGAGAAAAAAAACCGAATTTCCGAataaaccgaaccgaatttttaAATTCGGTCGGTTTgatcggtttattcggtttaacccaacttttgctcacccctacATGTCAATTGATGAACATggtaaaaatcctagtaagtATGAGATGTAGTATTAAAATTCAGTCAGTTTgatcggtttattcggtttaaccCAACTTTTGCTCATCCCTACATGTCAAATGATGAACATggtaaaaatcctagtaagtATGAGATGTTGAATACTAGATAGATGGACAAGTGCAAGTGATTTGATAGACGAATACATGGTAAAAGTTCTAGTAGGTATGGAATGTCAGATGTTAGATAAATGGTCGTGGTGAAAATCGGATATTAGATAGATGGGCATGGTAAAAGGTATGGAATGTCAGATGTTAGACAGATGGCTGTGGTGAAATCGAATATTAAATAGATGGACATGGTAAGATGATAGTCGGATATTAGATAGATGTATATGGTAAAAGTCCTAATGGGAACTTCATTATTTGACATAGAATGAAACATAAACTTAACAATTGACTGAGAA contains:
- the LOC122030468 gene encoding protein MICROTUBULE BINDING PROTEIN 2C-like isoform X3, with translation MSMIERQCRLRRSTDRTLEAKPSVSEGRHRIPSPPLPAEAADGGNVDRVLFKNLVEMVPLVESLMDRRARSSFTRRASVIYTPAPSHPKKTTEAKGARETPTFSAKKQRDLDNTQRNKQSDSCNGFTIETEKILRAQEELNVLREQINDLQRKILEKDEALKSAESEINQMKAAYISIDELRIQIAEKDSMVKSINSQLSNAKVETKNSLADKQATLERLTWEAQMSNKKIEELQGERVSMDYEITKLMQIFEELFANHSSIHPDASLYSYSLEPLPVLSDMDDIASEKLEETRAAYVAAVAAAKENPTEELLARAAEARLHLQALVI
- the LOC122030468 gene encoding protein MICROTUBULE BINDING PROTEIN 2C-like isoform X4; protein product: MSMIERQCRLRRSTDRTLEAKPSVSEGRHRIPSPPLPAEAADGGNVDRVLFKNLVEMVPLVESLMDRRARSSFTRRASVIYTPAPSHPKKTTEAKGARETPTFSAKKQRDLDNTQRNKQSDSCNGFTIETEKILRAQEELNVLREQINDLQRKILEKDEALKSAESEINQMKAAYISIDELRIQIAEKDSMVKSINSQLSNAKNSLADKQATLERLTWEAQMSNKKIEELQGERVSMDYEITKLMQIFEELFANHSSIHPDASLYSYSLEPLPVLSDMDDIASEKLEETRAAYVAAVAAAKENPTEELLARAAEARLHLQALVI
- the LOC122030468 gene encoding protein MICROTUBULE BINDING PROTEIN 2C-like isoform X2 yields the protein MSMIERQCRLRRSTDRTLEAKPSVSEGRHRIPSPPLPAEAADGGNVDRVLFKNLVEMVPLVESLMEGALVLHAEGFCDLHTGTIPPEEGEEDLLYLKTTEAKGARETPTFSAKKQRDLDNTQRNKQSDSCNGFTIETEKILRAQEELNVLREQINDLQRKILEKDEALKSAESEINQMKAAYISIDELRIQIAEKDSMVKSINSQLSNAKNSLADKQATLERLTWEAQMSNKKIEELQGERVSMDYEITKLMQIFEELFANHSSIHPDASLYSYSLEPLPVLSDMDDIASEKLEETRAAYVAAVAAAKENPTEELLARAAEARLHLQALVI
- the LOC122030468 gene encoding protein MICROTUBULE BINDING PROTEIN 2C-like isoform X1, producing MSMIERQCRLRRSTDRTLEAKPSVSEGRHRIPSPPLPAEAADGGNVDRVLFKNLVEMVPLVESLMEGALVLHAEGFCDLHTGTIPPEEGEEDLLYLKTTEAKGARETPTFSAKKQRDLDNTQRNKQSDSCNGFTIETEKILRAQEELNVLREQINDLQRKILEKDEALKSAESEINQMKAAYISIDELRIQIAEKDSMVKSINSQLSNAKVETKNSLADKQATLERLTWEAQMSNKKIEELQGERVSMDYEITKLMQIFEELFANHSSIHPDASLYSYSLEPLPVLSDMDDIASEKLEETRAAYVAAVAAAKENPTEELLARAAEARLHLQALVI